From the genome of Papaver somniferum cultivar HN1 chromosome 2, ASM357369v1, whole genome shotgun sequence, one region includes:
- the LOC113351884 gene encoding uncharacterized protein LOC113351884, translated as MRTNSKPESTDSRQCIVAVVMQEAGQSPLSENLLRLSFPRKCSLPVFTPPFTGTGDAIEHLRTYRMTLTKWDHYDVVLCKFFPASLRDEALLWYNNLPKGSVKSFSHLSELFLETYIHNSRIRPEVDALFQISRGPNESLRSLVTRWRKLYADIGKVPEDYVILGFKNNLRKTDPLFVRMYEAMPKSLGKLREIQEDYIALEELQDGTYDKVVRGTSRGANVVEPQNPPVLAQGAGRSNNGLT; from the coding sequence ATGAGGACGAACTCCAAGCCCGAGTCAACCGACTCGAGGCAATGTATAGTGGCAGTGGTCATGCAAGAAGCAGGACAATCTCCCTTATCTGAAAATCTATTAAGATTGTCATTCCCAAGGAAGTGCTCCCTACCGGTGTTCACACCCCCATTCACAGGAACAGGAGATGCAATTGAGCACCTTAGGACTTATCGTATGACACTGACCAAATGGGACCACTACGATGTGGTGTTGTGTAAATTTTTCCCGGCTAGTCTAAGAGATGAAGCCCTATTATGGTATAATAATCTACCCAAAGGCTCAGTCAAGTCGTTTTCTCATCTATCCGAGCTGTTTTTAGAAACATATATTCATAATAGTCGAATCCGACCAGAAGTTGATGCGTTGTTTCAAATATCTAGAGGACCGAACGAATCGCTTCGTTCCCTGGTGACACGATGGAGAAAACTTTATGCTGATATCGGAAAGGTCCCTGAAGACTATGTGATCTTAGGTTTCAAGAATAATCTTAGAAAGACAGACCCTCTTTTTGTCCGCATGTATGAAGCCATGCCAAAAAGCTTGGGCAAATTAAGAGAAATCCAAGAGGACTACATAGCCTTGGAGGAACTCCAGGATGGAACTTATGATAAGGTGGTAAGAGGAACTAGTAGAGGAGCAAACGTGGTAGAACCACAGAACCCTCCAGTGCTAGCCCAAGGAGCAGGGAGATCCAACAATGGGTTAACCTAG